One genomic window of Lytechinus variegatus isolate NC3 chromosome 1, Lvar_3.0, whole genome shotgun sequence includes the following:
- the LOC121406200 gene encoding integrin alpha-V-like, which produces MVHLRDPACLGFLVYSIFQLIILIMLTDYIHAFNIDVSSPSVYQGSPESYFGFAVELHREGNQNMILVGAPRAQTDQSGVDRGGAVYKCPVNTNHKEPTPSPTSASSSSSSSSSWVDPTDASQSLSSSYEVPRSAKKIPSSPSTPEPATISPDTTSGSSCQQIPFDTSGNDFIEGDQITNKSGQMLGMTIKSSGPDGTVIVCRPLYTWFYYVDSHPDTRRFPVGGCFFSNDNFTRISAFNPCITYDSSRVNFLRCVFGLSAAISETEWIIGAVGAFYAQGELYVGNFSSDTTTTVRRSDVIDSINYDFTYRGSSVAFGDFFGDGEEEYVTGVPRGSIHHRGLVEFRDRALRNYLIINGHQIGSYFGHALVVADFNDDGYDDIIISAPMYTAYDMPITDGWEVGRIHIYYNDRQGEFPVSHTISGEWPGGRFGYTMTTLGDINRDGYIDLAVSAPYFGDEKEGRVSIYLSSGSRGLSPTPSQHISPSMFGMRMTSFGFSLGGGLDVDNNTYPDLVVGSYLSSTVLLFRSRPVVNLNITLTLNGMKGIDLDERNLLQQDGSHVASFKVSLCMLFTGVALPEQMNVSYTLSSIDQTPIRSMLLLPNGYADSFSQVSSLSKDIPRCIHLTGFIVNSIRDKLTPIRYRVDYAITNNQESYDGNLSPILDSKIEPHKELSIPFIYDCNSTICVPDLSIDVSSDTSVIVVGAPAVIHLNISISNHGEDAYESILNFTQPNNFQFVQVIQLRKNNRLITCDKKAGRADLVCDLGNPMKANEQILIQLVFAAATVEGDFTNFSFVMETSSTHNDSTPINNRVSVGVNVTVKSELSFEGAADNEYLLYDYERGNTSMTDEEPNMIHRYMLRNRGPSDIGRTSVLIYFPHSISDSTTDHDIIELVDAEVEGGDKCDVLKVVTDKILSTTAAPPDDDSSVYSSTAPSPQHGHQLSTSSPTNNPTEPVFGGRSPARRRKRRADIGVSNNMTEDDYISFEDDIPIIECLDGTVCFEITCHIDTLGTRKTSFRDSATIIVTSRFNVDLFLKLSPELNTTSLAVVSNADVLVYGSEYTVQLPSNISFSATATTRVVAMQQIIEDNGNDSNPYQPGPLPKTSIWMIILACLVGVALLAGTNAILYKMGFFKRQRIGMEDKVLLRKKPDRMSLRQRSVIFDDD; this is translated from the exons GATCCTTGTTGGGGCACCTCGGGCACAGACTGACCAATCAGGGGTTGACAGGGGTGGGGCAGTCTACAAATGCCCAGTCAACACGAATCATAAAGAACCAACACCGTCACCAACATCggcatcatcatcgtcatcatcatcgtcatcatggGTTGACCCAACTGACGCAAGCCAATCTCTGTCTTCCTCTTATGAGGTACCGAGGAGCGCCAAGAAGATACCCTCGTCACCATCAACTCCCGAACCCGCCACGATATCACCGGATACAACATCAGGTTCTTCCTGTCAACAGATACCTTTTGATACTTCAG GAAACGACTTTATTGAGGGAGATCAGATAACCAACAAGTCTGGTCAGATGCTTGGGATGACCATTAAAAGCTCAGGACCTGATGGCACAGTGATA GTTTGTCGGCCACTATACACCTGGTTTTACTATGTTGATAGTCATCCAGATACGAGAAGGTTTCCTGTTGGAGGATGTTTCTTTTCAAATGATAACTTCACCAGAATATCTGCTTTCAATCCATGTATAACATATG actCTTCGAGGGTCAATTTTCTGAGGTGTGTGTTCGGATTAAGTGCCGCAATATCTGAG ACGGAGTGGATAATTGGAGCTGTTGGTGCTTTCTATGCCCAAG GAGAGTTATACGTTGGTAACTTTTCAAGtgacactactactactgttaggAGGAGTGATGTAATTGATAGCATCAATTATGACTTTACCTACAGAG gttCTTCTGTAGCATTTGGAGATTTCTTCGGAGATGGCGAAGAGGAGTATGTGACTGGTGTACCACGTGGTTCCATTCACCATCGGGGATTG GTAGAGTTTCGCGATAGAGCTCTGAGGAACTATCTGATTATTAATGGTCATCAAATCGGTTCATACTTTGGTCACGCCTTGGTCGTAGCTGACTTCAACGACGACGG GTACGATGATATTATTATCTCTGCTCCGATGTACACTGCATACGATATGCCCATCACTGACGGCTGGGAGGTTGGAAGAATTCACATATATTATAATGACAGACAG GGTGAATTCCCAGTATCTCATACAATCAGCGGCGAATGGCCTGGTGGAAGATTCGGTTATACTATGACAACACTTGGTGATATCAACAGAGATGGCTATATCG ACCTGGCAGTATCGGCGCCATATTTCGGGGATGAGAAAGAGGGTCGAGTCAGTATTTACCTCAGCTCTGGATCACGTGGTCTATCTCCTACTCCTAGTCAG CACATCAGTCCATCTATGTTCGGTATGAGAATGACGTCATTTGGATTTTCACTCGGAGGTGGCTTAGACGTGGATAACAATACATATCCCG ATTTGGTTGTAGGATCATATTTATCATCTACAGTGTTACTCTTCAG GTCTCGTCCTGTAGTTAATCTCAATATCACATTGACCTTGAATGGAATGAAAGGCATTGACTTAGATGAACGCAATCTTCTTCAGCAAGACGGATCACATGTCGCCAG CTTTAAAGTATCTCTGTGTATGCTGTTTACTGGAGTTGCTCTCCCTGAACAAATGA ATGTATCATATACTCTCTCATCTATTGACCAGACCCCCATCAGATCTATGTTGTTATTACCTAACGGGTATGCAGATTCCTTCAGCCAGGTGTCATCTCTTTCAAAGGACATACCACGTTGTATTCATCTTACTGGCTTCATTGTG aATTCTATTCGAGACAAGTTAACACCTATTCGATACAGAGTTGATTATGCGATAACTAACAACCAggaaagttatgatggaaactTATCCCCTATTTTGGATTCTAAGATTGAACCACATAAAGAGTTATCA ATCCCCTTCATATATGACTGCAATAGTACCATCTGCGTACCAGACCTCTCTATCGATGTGTCATC AGATACTTCTGTGATAGTAGTAGGAGCACCAGCGGTGATTCATCTGAATATTTCTATATCAAACCATGGCGAGGATGCCTATGAGAGTATACTCAACTTCACTCAACCGAATAACTTTCAATTCGTGCAGGTTATTCAACTAAGAAAG AATAATCGTCTGATCACGTGTGACAAGAAGGCTGGAAGAGCTGATTTAGTTTGCGATCTTGGAAATCCGATGAAAGCAAATGAACAG ATCCTCATTCAACTTGTGTTCGCAGCCGCTACTGTGGAAGGCGATTTCACCAATTTCTCATTCGTAATGGAGACTTCAAG CACACACAATGACAGTACCCCAATCAACAACAGAGTTTCTGTAGGCGTGAATGTCACTGTTAAATCAGAGCTTAGTTTCGAAGG GGCAGCAGATAATGAATATCTTCTTTATGACTATGAAAGAGGCAACACTTCAATGACAGACGAGGAACCCAACATGATTCATCGATATATG CTCCGTAATAGGGGACCGAGTGACATCGGACGGACATCCGTGTTGATTTATTTTCCACATTCAATCTCGGATTCGACCACCGATCACGACATCATAGAACTCGTCGACGCCGAGGTTGAGGGTGGCGATAAATGTGATGTGTTGAAGGTCGTAACAGATAAG ATTCTTTCGACTACTGCTGCCCCTCCTGATGATGATTCAAGTGTTTATTCGTCAACCGCCCCTTCCCCTCAGCATGGTCACCAGCTATCAACATCGTCTCCAACAAACAATCCTACAGAGCCAGTGTTTGGTGGTCGATCACCTGCTCGACGTCGAAAGCGACGTGCTGATATTGGAGTGTCGAACAACATGACCGAAGACGATTACATATCGTTTGAGGATGATATACCTATCATCGAATGCCTTGATGGGACTGTCTGTTTTGAGATCACATGTCACATAGATACACTAGGAACAAGGAAAACATCTTTCCGGGACAGTGCTACGATCATTGTGACGTCACGTTTTAATGTTGATCTTTTTCTCAAACTGAGCCCGGAG CTCAACACCACCAGTCTTGCCGTGGTTTCTAACGCAGATGTTTTAGTGTATGGTAGCGAGTACACCGTTCAACTGCCTTCAAATATATCGTTTTCTGCAACG GCAACTACGAGAGTGGTAGCGATGCAGCAGATAATAGAAGATAATGGTAACGATTCGAACCCCTATCAACCCGGTCCTTTACCAAAGACCAGTATCTGGATGATCATTTTGGCTTGCTTGGTGGGCGTGGCTCTTCTTGCCGGTACTAATGCTATTCTATACAAG atGGGGTTCTTTAAGCGGCAGAGGATTGGTATGGAGGACAAAGTGTTACTCCGAAAGAAACCTGACAGGATGAGTCTTAGACAACGAAGTGTAATCTTTGATGATGACTAG